The Dehalococcoidia bacterium genome contains a region encoding:
- the ribD gene encoding bifunctional diaminohydroxyphosphoribosylaminopyrimidine deaminase/5-amino-6-(5-phosphoribosylamino)uracil reductase RibD has product MNTTTSPFMRRALELADAAVGRTAPNPPVGAVVVRDGVIVGEGAYCGPGTPHAEIAALLAAGEAARGASVYVTLEPCAHDVSSETGSPRLSCSRALIEAGVARVVFALVDPDPRTSGAGRDALVAAGVAVETGDGAAESSRILEGYLKHRTTGRPFVVAKFVASLDGKIAAASGDSRWVSGPATLIWAHALRTRIDAIMVGVSTVLIDNPQLTARPGGVEAERQPLRVVVDSSGRTPAEARVLAPPARTLVATTTAAPSTWRSSVGRENVEVVELQSAPDGRVSLPHLLDELGRRGILTLLVEGGGVLLGSFFDQRLVDKLHAVIAPKIIGAASAAGPVAGVGADRMADAITMRDLIVDRLGDDVLITGYPLYPGR; this is encoded by the coding sequence GTGAACACGACTACTTCCCCCTTCATGCGCCGCGCCCTGGAGCTGGCGGACGCCGCCGTCGGACGCACGGCGCCGAACCCCCCGGTCGGCGCCGTGGTCGTGCGCGATGGCGTCATAGTGGGAGAGGGCGCCTACTGCGGCCCCGGCACTCCCCACGCCGAGATAGCAGCCCTGCTGGCGGCCGGCGAGGCCGCCCGCGGCGCCTCCGTTTACGTCACGCTCGAACCCTGCGCCCATGACGTCTCCTCGGAGACGGGCAGTCCGCGCCTCTCCTGCAGCCGCGCGCTCATCGAGGCCGGCGTCGCCCGCGTCGTCTTCGCGCTCGTCGACCCCGACCCCCGTACCTCCGGCGCCGGCCGCGACGCCCTCGTCGCCGCCGGCGTCGCGGTCGAGACCGGCGACGGCGCGGCGGAGTCGTCCCGCATTCTCGAAGGCTACCTCAAGCACCGGACCACCGGCCGCCCATTCGTGGTCGCGAAGTTCGTCGCCAGCCTCGACGGCAAGATCGCCGCCGCCTCTGGCGACTCGCGCTGGGTCAGCGGGCCCGCGACCCTCATCTGGGCCCACGCGCTGCGCACGCGCATCGACGCCATCATGGTCGGCGTTTCCACCGTCCTCATCGACAACCCGCAGCTCACCGCCCGTCCGGGCGGGGTCGAGGCGGAGCGCCAGCCCCTCCGCGTGGTCGTCGACTCCTCCGGCCGGACGCCCGCTGAGGCACGCGTCCTCGCGCCACCGGCCCGCACCCTCGTAGCCACCACCACCGCCGCTCCCTCAACCTGGCGTTCGTCCGTCGGGCGCGAGAACGTGGAGGTCGTCGAACTTCAGTCCGCGCCCGACGGCCGCGTCTCCCTGCCACACCTCTTGGACGAGTTGGGCCGCCGCGGCATCCTGACACTCCTCGTCGAAGGCGGCGGCGTGCTCCTCGGCTCGTTCTTCGACCAACGCCTCGTCGACAAGCTGCACGCGGTGATCGCGCCGAAGATCATCGGCGCCGCCTCCGCCGCCGGCCCCGTCGCGGGGGTTGGCGCAGACCGCATGGCGGACGCGATCACGATGCGCGACCTCATCGTCGACCGCCTCGGCGACGACGTGCTGATCACTGGCTACCCGCTGTACCCGGGACGGTAG
- a CDS encoding 2'-deoxycytidine 5'-triphosphate deaminase, translating into MASSAALSLFPELDRDLRTYRQGVLPHQDIAALVEQGHLHADPPIEPGQLQPASADLRLGPVAHQVRASFLPGPRQRVGEVLPELTLDTLDLSQGAVLQTGAVYVIPLLEGLALPQHLIAKANPKSTTGRLDVFTRLIVDYAEQFDRVPKGYKGPLYVEVAPKTFSVRVRTGTRLNQMRFLRGVPAQRDTSHKAAREERALVFDENGEPIPASVHSGLWFSVDLKGPGDDGLIGWRARRHAPVIDVEKVDYYEPAEYWEPLFRTEQRQIILSPQEFYILGSKERVRVPPNYAAEMVPYDPSVGEFRVHYAGFFDPGFGFGEVQGTRAILEVRTHEIPYLLRDGQRIGRLIYERLLAEPDKLYGTGAGSSYQHQQSGLGKQFKRALRPRP; encoded by the coding sequence ATGGCCTCGTCCGCGGCGCTCAGCCTCTTCCCCGAGCTCGACCGCGACCTGCGCACCTACCGGCAGGGGGTGCTGCCCCATCAGGACATCGCGGCCCTGGTGGAGCAGGGCCACTTGCACGCTGACCCGCCGATCGAGCCGGGGCAGTTGCAGCCGGCGAGCGCGGACCTGCGCCTGGGCCCGGTCGCGCACCAGGTGAGGGCCAGCTTCCTCCCGGGGCCGAGGCAACGGGTAGGGGAGGTCTTGCCGGAGCTCACGCTCGATACGCTTGACCTGAGCCAGGGTGCGGTGCTGCAGACCGGCGCCGTCTACGTCATCCCCCTCCTGGAGGGCTTGGCGCTCCCGCAGCACCTGATCGCGAAGGCGAACCCGAAGAGCACCACGGGGCGGCTGGACGTGTTTACGCGCCTCATAGTCGACTACGCGGAGCAGTTCGACCGGGTGCCGAAGGGGTACAAGGGCCCGCTGTACGTGGAGGTGGCGCCAAAGACGTTCAGCGTCCGGGTGCGGACGGGCACGCGGCTGAACCAGATGCGCTTCCTGCGCGGCGTGCCGGCGCAGCGGGATACGAGCCACAAGGCGGCGCGCGAAGAGCGCGCCCTGGTGTTCGACGAGAACGGCGAGCCCATCCCGGCATCAGTGCACAGCGGGCTCTGGTTTTCGGTCGATCTAAAGGGGCCGGGCGACGACGGCCTCATCGGCTGGCGGGCGCGGCGGCACGCGCCGGTCATCGACGTCGAGAAGGTCGACTACTACGAGCCGGCGGAGTACTGGGAGCCGCTGTTCCGCACGGAGCAGCGGCAAATCATACTCTCGCCGCAGGAGTTCTACATCCTGGGGTCAAAGGAACGGGTCCGAGTGCCGCCGAATTACGCGGCGGAGATGGTGCCCTACGACCCTTCCGTGGGCGAGTTCCGCGTCCACTATGCCGGCTTCTTCGACCCCGGCTTCGGGTTCGGCGAGGTGCAGGGGACGCGGGCGATCCTCGAGGTGCGGACGCACGAGATCCCGTACCTCCTGCGAGACGGCCAGCGCATCGGCCGCCTGATCTACGAACGGCTCCTGGCGGAGCCGGACAAGCTCTACGGCACGGGGGCCGGCTCCTCCTACCAGCACCAGCAGTCGGGGCTCGGCAAGCAATTCAAGCGCGCACTGCGGCCGCGGCCGTAG
- a CDS encoding Rrf2 family transcriptional regulator, translating to MKVSMKGDYGVRALIELARHFGEGPVQSALIAARQSIPEPYLDQLLTSLRRAGIIRSVRGPQGGHALIRDPHDLKLSEAVIALEGSLAPISCLDDPAGCPKSTHCSLHDVWDEVHRATMQILDRITIADLAEKEKEREAGIPRYAI from the coding sequence GTGAAAGTCTCCATGAAGGGCGACTACGGCGTGCGTGCGCTCATCGAACTCGCCCGTCACTTCGGTGAGGGCCCGGTGCAGAGCGCCCTCATCGCCGCCCGCCAGTCCATCCCGGAGCCCTACCTGGACCAGCTCCTGACCTCGCTCCGGCGCGCCGGCATCATCCGCAGCGTGCGTGGGCCTCAAGGCGGCCATGCCCTCATCCGCGACCCACACGACCTCAAGCTCAGCGAGGCCGTAATTGCCCTCGAAGGCTCCCTGGCCCCGATCTCATGCCTGGACGACCCGGCGGGCTGCCCGAAGTCGACGCACTGCTCCCTGCATGACGTCTGGGACGAGGTCCACCGTGCGACAATGCAGATCCTGGACCGTATCACCATCGCCGACCTGGCAGAAAAGGAAAAGGAGCGCGAAGCGGGCATTCCCCGCTACGCAATCTAG
- a CDS encoding riboflavin synthase: MFTGIVEEVGSVREHRPGRIVINAKKVTWGTNLGDSIAVNGCDLTAVYFDEDGFEANIIDETYARTNLGDLKPGDLVNLERALTLAGRIGGHLVRGVIEHTGTLHSFTPAEHSVIARFNAPPEILRYIIVKGPVAVDGISLTVIAKDETTFSVGLVPYTQEHTNLMSRKPGDRVNLESDIIARYVEQLLDERYLEGIGEAFARLQAGPVLPKGL, encoded by the coding sequence TTGTTTACAGGCATCGTCGAAGAGGTGGGGTCGGTCCGAGAGCACAGGCCCGGCCGCATCGTGATCAACGCCAAGAAGGTCACCTGGGGCACCAACCTCGGCGATTCCATAGCCGTCAACGGCTGTGACCTCACGGCGGTCTACTTCGACGAGGACGGCTTCGAAGCCAACATCATCGACGAGACCTACGCGCGCACCAACCTCGGCGACCTCAAGCCCGGCGACCTCGTGAACCTGGAGCGCGCCCTCACCCTCGCAGGCCGGATCGGCGGCCACCTCGTCCGCGGCGTGATCGAGCACACCGGCACGCTACACTCCTTCACCCCGGCGGAGCACTCGGTCATCGCCCGCTTCAACGCCCCGCCCGAGATCCTGCGCTACATCATCGTCAAGGGCCCGGTCGCCGTTGACGGCATCTCCCTCACCGTGATCGCGAAGGACGAGACGACGTTCTCGGTGGGCCTCGTGCCGTACACGCAAGAACACACCAACCTCATGAGCCGGAAGCCCGGCGACCGCGTAAACTTGGAATCGGATATCATCGCTCGCTACGTGGAGCAGCTGCTGGACGAGCGCTACCTGGAGGGCATCGGCGAGGCCTTCGCCCGCCTGCAGGCAGGGCCCGTCCTGCCGAAGGGGCTTTAG
- the cysK gene encoding cysteine synthase A, producing MIRTGERIADSVLDLVGNTPLVRLDRVRPAGYAEILGKMESLNPAGSVKDRIALSMIEDAEQRGLIKPGDTIVEPTSGNTGIGLAMVCAVKGYRLILTMPDDMSTERRKLLQRYGAQLMLTPAIEGMTGAVFQAEELVRKNKGYFMPQQFQNPANPEVHRRTTAQEILRDTDGRLDAFVAGVGTGGTITGVGEVLKRALPDLLVVAVEPARSQVLGGGKAGLHAIQGIGASFVPGVLNRDIYDQLIAVKDEDAIDTARKLTRTEGLLVGISAGANVWASLQVAKRLGEGKRVVTVLPDTGERYLSVNM from the coding sequence TTGATCAGGACAGGAGAGCGCATCGCGGACAGCGTGCTGGACCTGGTGGGGAACACCCCTCTGGTCAGGCTGGACCGCGTTCGCCCGGCTGGCTACGCCGAGATCCTCGGCAAGATGGAGTCTCTCAACCCCGCCGGCAGCGTCAAGGACCGCATCGCGCTGTCCATGATCGAGGATGCAGAGCAGCGCGGCCTGATCAAACCCGGGGACACGATCGTCGAACCGACGAGCGGTAATACGGGCATCGGGCTGGCCATGGTGTGCGCCGTGAAGGGCTACCGCCTCATCCTCACGATGCCGGACGACATGAGCACCGAGCGGCGCAAGCTGCTGCAGCGCTACGGCGCTCAGCTCATGCTCACGCCGGCGATCGAAGGCATGACCGGCGCCGTCTTTCAGGCAGAGGAGTTGGTCCGCAAGAACAAGGGCTACTTCATGCCCCAGCAGTTCCAGAACCCGGCCAACCCGGAGGTCCACCGCCGCACCACGGCCCAGGAAATCCTGCGTGACACCGACGGCCGGCTTGACGCCTTCGTCGCGGGCGTCGGCACCGGCGGCACTATCACGGGCGTCGGCGAGGTCCTGAAGCGCGCGCTGCCGGACCTGCTGGTGGTGGCCGTCGAGCCAGCGCGCTCGCAGGTGCTCGGCGGCGGCAAGGCTGGCCTGCACGCCATCCAGGGCATCGGCGCCAGCTTCGTACCGGGCGTCCTCAACCGCGACATCTACGACCAACTCATCGCCGTCAAGGACGAGGACGCGATCGACACAGCGAGGAAGCTGACGCGTACCGAGGGGCTCCTCGTCGGCATTTCCGCGGGCGCCAACGTCTGGGCATCGCTCCAAGTCGCCAAACGCCTCGGCGAAGGCAAGCGTGTAGTGACAGTGCTCCCCGACACCGGCGAGCGCTACCTCAGCGTGAACATGTGA
- a CDS encoding bifunctional 3,4-dihydroxy-2-butanone-4-phosphate synthase/GTP cyclohydrolase II gives MVAATKKQKKEPDNVMATVEEAIEEFRAGRMVIICDDEDRENEGDLAMPAQFVTPEHINFMATHARGLICISLTAARVAELGIPMNQGENTEHFGTPFTVPVDARYGVTSGVSAPDRARTVKVLLDPNTTKDDLVMPGHLFPLRARDGGVLVRAGQTEAVVDLCKLAGLYPAGMLCEIMRADGEMARLPDHKKFAQKHGLKIITVEQLIAYRLRHDKLVQRVAETSLPTRFGTFRALAYRSVIDPDEHVALVMGDITTPEPVLVRMHSQCVTGDVFGSMRCDCGEQLSRAMEMIAQEGRGVVVYMRQEGRGIGFHNKLMAYQLQDGGLDTVEANEALGFAADRRDYGIGMQILVDLGLRDIRFLTNNPRKRAGLEGYGLRMVERVPIIVEPNEHNARYLQTKAEKMGHLFNDDPMNIV, from the coding sequence ATGGTCGCTGCAACGAAGAAGCAGAAGAAGGAACCCGACAATGTGATGGCCACGGTCGAAGAGGCCATCGAGGAGTTCCGCGCCGGCCGCATGGTGATCATCTGCGACGACGAGGACCGCGAGAACGAGGGCGACCTCGCCATGCCGGCCCAGTTCGTGACGCCGGAGCACATCAACTTCATGGCCACGCACGCCCGCGGCCTGATCTGCATCTCGCTCACCGCCGCGCGCGTAGCCGAGCTCGGCATCCCGATGAACCAGGGCGAGAACACGGAGCACTTCGGCACCCCCTTCACCGTCCCCGTAGACGCGCGTTACGGCGTCACCAGCGGCGTCTCCGCGCCCGACCGCGCCCGCACCGTGAAGGTCCTCCTCGACCCGAACACCACGAAGGACGACCTGGTGATGCCCGGCCACCTCTTTCCCCTGCGCGCCCGCGACGGCGGCGTGTTGGTCCGCGCCGGCCAGACCGAGGCCGTGGTCGACCTCTGTAAGCTCGCCGGCCTGTACCCGGCCGGGATGCTGTGCGAGATCATGCGCGCCGATGGCGAGATGGCGCGCCTGCCAGACCACAAAAAGTTCGCCCAGAAGCATGGCCTCAAGATCATCACGGTCGAACAGCTCATCGCCTACCGCCTCAGGCACGACAAGCTAGTGCAACGGGTAGCCGAGACCAGCCTGCCGACGCGCTTCGGCACCTTCAGGGCCCTGGCCTACAGGAGCGTAATCGACCCGGACGAGCACGTCGCGCTGGTAATGGGCGACATCACCACTCCGGAACCGGTGCTGGTGCGCATGCACAGCCAGTGCGTCACCGGCGACGTCTTCGGCAGCATGCGCTGCGATTGCGGCGAGCAGCTGAGCCGCGCGATGGAGATGATCGCCCAGGAGGGCCGGGGCGTGGTGGTGTACATGCGTCAGGAAGGCCGCGGCATCGGCTTCCACAACAAGCTCATGGCCTACCAGCTCCAGGACGGTGGCCTCGACACAGTGGAAGCCAACGAGGCGCTCGGCTTCGCCGCGGACCGGCGCGACTACGGGATCGGCATGCAGATCCTGGTCGACCTCGGCCTTCGCGACATCCGATTCCTGACCAACAACCCCCGCAAGCGCGCCGGCCTGGAGGGTTACGGCCTGCGCATGGTGGAGCGCGTGCCGATCATCGTCGAGCCCAACGAGCACAACGCGCGCTACCTCCAGACCAAGGCCGAAAAGATGGGGCACCTTTTCAACGATGACCCCATGAACATCGTCTAG